A window of Vulgatibacter sp. genomic DNA:
TCGCTCGGCGCCGACATGGAGGCGGGCACCCTCGTCGAGTGGAAGGTGCAGCCCGGCGATCGGGTGGAGCGGGGCCAGGTGATCGCGTCGGTGGAGACCGACAAGGGCCTCATCGAGGTGGAGATCTGGGAGAGCGGCACCGTCGAGGCGATCGACGTGCAGCCCGGGACGAAGGTGCCGGTGGGGACGACGCTGGCGCGGATCCGGGGTGAGGGGAAGGCACCGGCCCCTGCACCCGCACCTGCGCCTCTGGCTGCACCTGCGCCTGCGTCTGCGCCGCCGCGTCCCGCGCACCGCAAGCGCATCTCCCCTGCTGCGCGCAAACATGCTGCAGCGCATGGCATCGATCCCGAGACGCTCGAGGGCACCGGTCCCGGCGGCGCGGTCACCATCGAGGACGTGGAGCGTGCCGCCGCTGCAGCGCCGCCTCCCGCTCCAGCTGCGCCGGACAAGACGGCAGCGATGCGCCGGGCCATCGCCGCCTCGATGGCCCGCTCCAAGCGCGAGATCCCCCACTACTACCTGGCCACCGAGATCGAGCTCACCGCCGCGCTCGCCTGGCTCGAGGAGCAGAACCGCGGGCGTCCGATCCGCGATCGGCTCCTGCCGGTGGCGCTGCTCCTCAAGGCGGTGGCCCTCGCCGCACGTGACATGAAGGCAATGAACGGCTTCTACGTCGACGACGCCTTCCGGCCCGGCGAAGGCGTGCACCTCGGCGCGGCGATCGCGCTGCGCGGCGGCGGCCTCGTGGCGCCGGCGATCCACGACGCGGATCGGAAGACGCCGGCGGAGCTGATGGCGGCCCTCGGCGATCTCATCGCCCGGGTCCGCACCGGGACGATCCGCGCCTCCGAGCTCGCCGATCCGACGCTCACCGTCACCAGCCTCGGCGACCTCGGCGTGCCCACCGTCTACGGCGTGATCCACCCGCCGCAGGTGGCCCTCGTCGGCTTCGGCAGGATCGGCCCCAGGCCCTTCTGCGTCGAGGGCGGCGTGGTGGCGCGGCAGGCGGTGGTGGCCACCCTCGCAGCCGATCACCGGGTGAGCGACGGCGTGCAGGGCGCGCGCTTCCTCGCCGCGATCGATCGCCTGCTCCAACGACCGGAGGCGTTGTGAAACGGGACGAGGCGGAGGTGCGGCAGCTCGTCTCCCGGCACCTGCAGGCGATCGCGCCGGAGATCGAGCCTGCCGACATCCCCGACGACGCGCCGCTGCGCGAGGAAGCCGACATCGACTCCTACGACTTCCTCAACCTGCTGGTGCGGCTGAGCGAGGAGCTGCAGGTGGAGATCCCCGAGGCCGACTACCCGCAGCTCCAGACCCTGGGCGGCCTGGTCCGCTACCTCGCCGCCGCCACGGCCAGCGGATGATCTCCGTGCGGCTACCGGCCCGTCTTAGCCTCGAGGCGTTCGAGCCGCTCGGAGATGCGCTGCATCTGCTCGCCGATCCCCGCGAGGGCCGAGTGCAGCGCCGCCGTGTCGCCTGCCGGTCCTGCCTGCGGCGGCGCGGCCTGCGACGGAACGACCGCCTGGGGCGGGCACCAGTGGCCCCCTCCCAGGCCCGGTCCCGGCGGGTAATCCCAATAGCCTCCGCACCCCGAACAACGCCAATGCATCGCGCTTCTCCCCCTTTCCTGTGGAATCTATGCAGCGGGTCCGTTGCTGCAGCAGGGCGGTGCTGAGCCGTGGACGACCGCTTTGCGTGGATCCTCGGCGGTGGGCTGGCGATGTCGGCGATCGCGCTGGTGGGAAGCGTCACCCTCTTTCTCAGCGAAGCGACGATGCGGCGGCTCGTGCTTCCCCTCGTCGCGCTCGCCGCAGGCTCGCTCCTCGGTGGCAGCCTCTTCCACCTGCTCCCCGCGGCGATCGACGAATTGGGCAACGGACTTGCGGTCTATCTCTCGTTCGCCGTGGGTTTCAGCCTCTTCCTGGTACTCGAGCAATTCATCCGCTGGCACCACTGCCACCGCAGCCTCTCGGAGCACACCGAGCCGCTCAACTACCTCCTGCTCGTCGCCGACGGCCTCCACAACTTCATCGGTGGCCTCGCGGTGGCCGGCGCCTTCGTCATCGACGTGCGCGTCGGGATCGGCGCCTGGCTCGCAGCGGCGGCCCACGAGATCCCGCAGGAGCTGGGCGACTTCGGCGTCCTCGTCCACGGCGGCTGGGGGCCACGCAAGGCGCTCCTCTACAACCTGCTCTCGGGCTTGACCTTCCTCGTCGGCGGGGTGGTGGCCTGGCTCCTCGCCCGGCAGCTCGACGTGGCGCTGCTGCTCCCCTTTGCCGCAGGCAATTTCGTCTACATCGCCGCGTCCGATCTCATCCCCGAGGTCAACCGCCACGAGCGCTGGCAGATCAACCTCCTCCACTTCGCCGCCTTCGCCACGGGACTCGGTCTGCTCCTGGCGATCCGGCTGCTCGCATCCGGCTAGAATCCCCCGCCATTCCGGGCGCAGGAGGAGCAGCGTGGAAAAGAGGGTCTTCGTCACCGGTGGCGCCGGCGGCTTCGGCAGGGCGCTCGCCGAGCGCTACGCGCAAGCGGGCTGGCGGGTCTGCATCGGCGACATCCACGAGGCCCGCGGCGCGGAGACCCTTGCCGCACTCCAGCGCGACACCGAGGCGATCTTCCTGCGCTGCGACGTGCGGCAGGAGGCCGAGCTGGTCGCGGCGCGGGACCGGCTGGAGAGGAGCTGGGGCGGCGTCGACGTGGTGATCAACAACGCCGGCGTGGCGATGGCCGGCGCCATCGACCAGGTGGCCCTCGACGATTGGCAGTGGATCCTCGACATCAACCTGCTCGGCGTAGTGCGGAGCTGCAGGGTCTTCACCCCGCTCTTCAAGCGGCAGCGCAGCGGCCATTTCGTCAACGTCGCCTCGATGGCGGGGCTCCTCGACGTGCCGTACATGAGCAGCTACAACGCCACCAAGGCCGCCGTCGTCTCACTCTCCGAGACGCTGCAGAACGAGCTCGTCGACGAGGGGATCGGCGTCACGGTGGTCTGCCCCTCCTTCTTCGAGACCAACCTCCACGAGGCGCTGCGCACGCCCGATCCCGCCTTCCAGCCGGTGATGCGAAAGATGCTGGCGCGCTCGCCCCTCACCGCGGCGCAGATCGCCGACCAGACCTTCCGCGCGGTGGAAGCCGGGGCGTTCTACGTGCTGCCCCACGGCGAGGGACGGGCCGCGTGGTTCCTCAAGCGCCTCGCGCCGCGGCGCCTCTACGCGCAGGTGCTCCGCTCCCAGGTCCGGAAGTTCGCGCCGCGCTCGGGCTGAGCCCCCCGGGTCTCAAAACGCAAAGCCGTCTTGCGCGCGCAACGCGCCACCTTGTCCGCTCGCCCCGCGCCAGCGGGGCAAGTGGGCAACGTACGAGATCACCGGCTCCGCAGGAAGGCGCCTGCGAGGCGGGCAGGCGCCGTGGCGCCGCCCAGGTATTCGTCGTCCCGGTCCCGGACGCCCATGCGCCCGCGGGCGTGGCAGCCGTTGCAGCCGCCGACCTCCGCCAGGTAGGCGCCCCAGGCCACCGGGTCGGCGCGGTCCGGCTCGGGCACCTTCTCCACCGGATCCTCGCGGCCGGCGCCGAGGGAGAGGGCGAGGTTCATCATGAAGGGCACGTCGTTCTCGCGCCGCGGGGTGGCGGGTTTCGCCGCCGGCACCGTGCGCAGGTAGGCGACGATCGAGCGCACGTCCTCGTCGGAGAGATGGCGGTAGGAGCCCCAGGGCATCACCGGCAGGAGGAAGCTGCCGTCGCGGCCGACGCCGTCGCGGATGGCGCGGACGATCTCGTCGTCGCTCCAGGCGCCGAGGCCCGTCTCCACGTCGGCGGTGAGGTTGGGCATCCAGACCCCGAGCTTGCCGTCCTGCATCCAGTTGCCGCCGGCGAGGTAGCCGTCGTGGCGCGGGGGCAGGAGCATGTCGCCCTCCGGCCTGCTGGTGTGGCAGGCCCCACAGGCGGCGACGTGGTCGACGAGGTAGCGGCCCCGCTCGATCCGGGCGGCGCTGGCCTCGATCGGCGCCAGCGAGACCTCGCGGACGTACCTCGCGGTGCAGGCGAAGGCGCCGAGGGCGAGGACGACGAAGGTGATGCGTCGGATCACGGGGGGCTCCTTGCGTCTACGGTAGCGGCCTAGACCCTGCCGCAGGCTGCGCCATCGTCTGCTACCCTCGCGCGGCCTCCGCAGGGTACGCGAGGCATCGGGAGTCGAGGTACCGCCCATGAGCAAGATCGTCTATTCGACCGACCCTGCGCTGCAGGCGCGTTGCCCGCGGTGCAAGGAGCTCGAGATCTCCTGCACCTGCGCGCCGACGCCGAAGGTGGTCGAGCCGCCGACCGTGGCGAAGCTCCGCCTCGAGAAGTCGGGGCGCGGCGGCAAGGCGGTCACCGTGATCTTCGACCTGCCCAACGATCCCGCGTGGCTCAAGGAGCTCGCCGGCAAGCTCAAGAAGGCCTGCGGCGTCGGCGGCACCGCAGGCGCGGGCCGGATCGAGATCCAGGGCGATCAGCGGGAGAAGCTCCGCGAGGTTCTGCCGAAGCACGGCTTCAAGACGGTGAAGGGCTGAGCGGCTACCTCAAGCCGAGGTGGAGTTCGAAGCGCCCGTTGTCCGAGCGGAGCCCGGCGGGCCCGTGCAGGTCTGCCGCCGCTGCGATCTCGCCGGCGAATACCAGCGCCCCGTCCGCCCACACCTTCAAGAGCGTTCCATGGAGCGCTGCGCGAAGCTCGTGCTCGCCGTCTCGAGGCTCGATCGGCGGGAGGTCCGTGAAAGGTGGGGCCAGCTCCTCGTAGCCGTCGACGCCGCAGTCGACGTGCCGACTCGCGTCCGGGTTGGTCTTCCGCAGGATGCGAATGGCAGGCGTCGGGGCGACCTCCCACACGACGTAGAGAAGGTTGCAGGAATCCAGCGCGCGGAGCTTGAGCCCGATCTGCCGGCGCAGCTGCCCGGAGGCGAGGGGCGCCTCTTGCGGCGTGGGCCCCAGGTAGCGAAAGACGAGCTGCGCGTCGTCGCCGGCCGGCCCTCGGGAGACAGCACGGACCTTGGGATCCCGGATCAGCAGCGAACCGTCCGCGGTTTCATCGATCGTACCGAGGGTCACGTCGAGCGCCGCCAGGTCGAGCCATCTCCGCTCGGCCTCGACCACCGGCCCAGCTGCAGCGGTGTCGATCGTGCCGCAGCCGGATAGAAGCGCAGTGGCGAGCGCTACGAGCCCAGCAGCCCATCCAGCGCGGCGAGCCGCGCCGCGAGGCCCGCCTCCTCCACCCGCAGCCGTGCCCACTCGAACCAGAGGGCGTCGGCAAAGCGGCGAAGGCGCGAGGATTCGAGATCCTGCACCGCCTCCTGGCGCGCCTGCAGGTCCGCGAGGAGCACCTGCGCCTCGGCGAGGCGCTGCCGCTCCACACCGCGCACGGCGATCAGCTCCCGGCGAAGTTCTTCCGCACGGCCGGCGGTACCGCCCTCTCCGGAAGCCACCCACGCCCTGCGGGCATCCGCCGCCCTGTTGTGGGCCGCTCGCTGGAAGGGCTGACCGAAGCTCCAGCCCACCGAGAGGAGAGCGAAGATCGGAACCTCCCGCGCGTCCCCGATGACCTGATCGTAGCCGCCGCGAATCCCGACCTCCCACGCCGTCGCCTCCCGTACGTCGGCTTCCGCCGCAGCCAGGGCGGCGTCCGCCTCGAGAAAGGTGCGCCGCAGCTCGCCGAGGGACCGACCTCCGCTGTCCGGCGCGTTGTCCCGCTCTGCGGCGAGCCTCGCATCGGCGGCGCGGCTGCGCAAATCGGCCACGCGCAACTGGGTGGCGTTCAGTTCCTCGAGGCCGGCGCGCCCCGCCTCCACCTCGTCGCGAACCTCCCGCAACCGGGCCTCCGCCTGCGGCAGTAGCTCGTCGAGCACCTGGAGCTGCGCGGCAGCGGCCG
This region includes:
- a CDS encoding c-type cytochrome, which produces MIRRITFVVLALGAFACTARYVREVSLAPIEASAARIERGRYLVDHVAACGACHTSRPEGDMLLPPRHDGYLAGGNWMQDGKLGVWMPNLTADVETGLGAWSDDEIVRAIRDGVGRDGSFLLPVMPWGSYRHLSDEDVRSIVAYLRTVPAAKPATPRRENDVPFMMNLALSLGAGREDPVEKVPEPDRADPVAWGAYLAEVGGCNGCHARGRMGVRDRDDEYLGGATAPARLAGAFLRSR
- a CDS encoding translation initiation factor, translating into MSKIVYSTDPALQARCPRCKELEISCTCAPTPKVVEPPTVAKLRLEKSGRGGKAVTVIFDLPNDPAWLKELAGKLKKACGVGGTAGAGRIEIQGDQREKLREVLPKHGFKTVKG
- a CDS encoding acyl carrier protein, which produces MKRDEAEVRQLVSRHLQAIAPEIEPADIPDDAPLREEADIDSYDFLNLLVRLSEELQVEIPEADYPQLQTLGGLVRYLAAATASG
- a CDS encoding SDR family oxidoreductase, translated to MEKRVFVTGGAGGFGRALAERYAQAGWRVCIGDIHEARGAETLAALQRDTEAIFLRCDVRQEAELVAARDRLERSWGGVDVVINNAGVAMAGAIDQVALDDWQWILDINLLGVVRSCRVFTPLFKRQRSGHFVNVASMAGLLDVPYMSSYNATKAAVVSLSETLQNELVDEGIGVTVVCPSFFETNLHEALRTPDPAFQPVMRKMLARSPLTAAQIADQTFRAVEAGAFYVLPHGEGRAAWFLKRLAPRRLYAQVLRSQVRKFAPRSG
- a CDS encoding dihydrolipoamide acetyltransferase family protein translates to MAEFRMPSLGADMEAGTLVEWKVQPGDRVERGQVIASVETDKGLIEVEIWESGTVEAIDVQPGTKVPVGTTLARIRGEGKAPAPAPAPAPLAAPAPASAPPRPAHRKRISPAARKHAAAHGIDPETLEGTGPGGAVTIEDVERAAAAAPPPAPAAPDKTAAMRRAIAASMARSKREIPHYYLATEIELTAALAWLEEQNRGRPIRDRLLPVALLLKAVALAARDMKAMNGFYVDDAFRPGEGVHLGAAIALRGGGLVAPAIHDADRKTPAELMAALGDLIARVRTGTIRASELADPTLTVTSLGDLGVPTVYGVIHPPQVALVGFGRIGPRPFCVEGGVVARQAVVATLAADHRVSDGVQGARFLAAIDRLLQRPEAL
- a CDS encoding ZIP family metal transporter; its protein translation is MDDRFAWILGGGLAMSAIALVGSVTLFLSEATMRRLVLPLVALAAGSLLGGSLFHLLPAAIDELGNGLAVYLSFAVGFSLFLVLEQFIRWHHCHRSLSEHTEPLNYLLLVADGLHNFIGGLAVAGAFVIDVRVGIGAWLAAAAHEIPQELGDFGVLVHGGWGPRKALLYNLLSGLTFLVGGVVAWLLARQLDVALLLPFAAGNFVYIAASDLIPEVNRHERWQINLLHFAAFATGLGLLLAIRLLASG